Proteins encoded together in one Amblyomma americanum isolate KBUSLIRL-KWMA chromosome 1, ASM5285725v1, whole genome shotgun sequence window:
- the LOC144098719 gene encoding uncharacterized protein LOC144098719, whose protein sequence is MYRTPPTSRDPSPDRKENTNVVPDNRASHRLQQLPPEHGLLPAKTKKIVAEATPMAAPASPIVLQQPREPPMFRCFTFEHPESWLETYERVATFNSWASDDKLRHVYFALEDAARTWFENREATLTTWDLFRSSFLQTFTSVLRKERAQALLETRAQLPNEMIAIFTEEMSRLFRHADPEMSEEKKLRLLMRGIKEELFGAMIRSPPTTVEEFLREATSIEKTLEMRNQQFNRRTNSPNYAGVQSLATDDLRETIRAVVREELLRIFPSSQPQVASVAKIVKELQRSLGVPEVQPQSSQPQPEAMTYAAIARRQGPPPGPRQDPVMPQFRRPPPPTRPPVTQRSYPRKTDVWRSPDHRPLCYHCGEAGQVYRQCPYRDLGLRGFAVGAPRPRGGERPRDIADYLAATQWSPRRPSRSPSPGRYLSPQRRPYTGPVRGRAASPYPEN, encoded by the coding sequence atgtaccggacgcccccgacaagccgtgatccaagcccggaccgcaaagagaacaccaacgtagtcccggacaatcgagcaagccaccgtcttcaacagctgcccccggagcacggacttctacctgcgaagaccaagaagattgtggccgaggcaaccccaatggcagccccagcgtcccccatcgtgctgcagcagcccaggGAACCACCGATGTTCCGCTGTTTCACATTTGAGCACCCGGAAAGCTGGCTCGAAACGTATGAGAGGGTCGCTACGTTTAACAGCTGGGCAAGCGACGACAAGCTGCGACATGTCTATTTCGCATTGGAGGACGCCGCCAGGACGTGGTTCGAGAATCGAGAagccaccttgacgacgtgggacctgttccgaagcagcttcctgcaaacatttacaagcgtccTGCGAAAAGAGCGAGCCCAAGCTCTACTGGAGACCagagcgcagctgccgaatgagatgatcgcaatcttcactgaggaaatgagccgtctgttccgccacgccgacccggaaatgtccgaagagaagaaactcCGCCTTCTGATGCGTGGTATAAAGGAGGAACTTTTCGGCGCAATGATACGAAGCCCACCGACGACCGTAGAAGAGTTCCTTCGTGAGGCCACCAGCATTGAGAAGACACTCGAAATGCGGAACCAACAATTCAACCGCCGCACGAACTCACCAAACTACGCCGGAGTTCAGTCACTGGCCACCGACGACCTGCGCGAGACCATCAGGGCAGTCGTTCGAGAGGAGCTTCTAAGGATCTTCCCTTCATCGCAACCTCAAGTGGCCTCAGTTGCCAAAATTGTCAAAGAACTCCAGCGATCGCTGGGAGTTCCCGAGGTACAACCACAATCATCGCAGCCCCAGCCAGAAGCGATGACCTACGCCGCCATCGCCCGCCGTCAAGGTCCCCCTCCCGGACCGCGCCAGGACCCTGTAATGCCGCAATTCCGTCGAccgccgccgccaacacgccCACCCGTCACCCAGCGCAGCTACCCGAGAAAGACCGACGTTTGGCGCTCtcctgaccaccgcccgctctgctaccactgcggggaagccGGCCAGGTGTACCGCCAATGCCCATACCGCGACCTGGGATTGCGAGGGTTCGCCGTGGGCGCACCACGCCCTCGGGGAGGCGAACGCCCTCGTGACATCGCCGACTACCTCGCcgctactcagtggagccctcgacGGCCGTCCCGGTCGCCGTCACCAGGCCGCTACCTGTCGCCGCAGCGCCGTCCATACACTGGCCCAGTACGGGGCCGCGCTGCGAGCCCATAtccggaaaactaa
- the LOC144098723 gene encoding uncharacterized protein LOC144098723, whose protein sequence is MILNLKAQANKRVEDMVKDSIRANSNQSQSVSIAERCASLEAELSSLAPVECLSCQDLRLELLEEEAAARVATWEHVLAQPQAMRCLSPGRLCGSQRSTTCLGHWAPWHLVRRG, encoded by the exons ATGATCCTTAATCTCAAGGCCCAAGCAAACAAGCGTGTGGAGGACATGGTGAAAGACTCAATCCGTGCGAACTCCAACCAG AGTCAAAGCGTGAGCATAGCTGAGCGATGCGCATCCCTGGAGGCAGAACTAAGCTCTTTGGCACCTGTTGAGTGCCTCTCGTGTCAGGACCTGCGCCTAGAGCTTCTAGAGGAAGAAGCTGCTGCACGTGTCGCGACCTGGGAGCATGTGCTGGCACAACCTCAGGCCATGCGCTGCCTCTCTCCAGGGCGCTTGTGCGGTTCCCAGAGGAGCACAACCTGCTTGGGGCACTGGGCTCCCTGGCACCTCGTGAGAAGAGGCTGA